From the genome of Scytonema hofmannii PCC 7110, one region includes:
- a CDS encoding type II toxin-antitoxin system Phd/YefM family antitoxin, with amino-acid sequence MSLLPVNDAQNNLQKLIDQVSEQGKPVIIQGERGNAILLAEKDWSAIQETLYLLSVPGMRESIKEGLATPIEECDRELDW; translated from the coding sequence ATGTCTTTGCTTCCCGTCAACGATGCTCAAAATAATTTACAAAAGCTAATTGACCAAGTTTCAGAGCAGGGTAAACCCGTTATTATTCAGGGTGAGCGTGGTAATGCAATTCTGCTTGCCGAAAAAGACTGGTCTGCTATTCAGGAAACTCTTTACTTATTATCTGTCCCTGGAATGCGAGAATCTATAAAAGAAGGATTAGCAACTCCTATAGAAGAATGCGATAGGGAGTTGGATTGGTGA
- a CDS encoding isopentenyl phosphate kinase produces MELALIKLGGSLITDKDKPYTARPEVMQRLAREINYIRNQNPNLKLIIGNGAGSFGHQSAKKYNTIEGFISPYEKLGFCLVHQDVLDLNLLLAKILLQTGLPVVSLPPLTMAIAKNKKLLESNFSSVENSLAADLIPLVFGDVVLDKAIGGTILSTDTLLAELAKYFLFQNKYKIILINAGDYPGVRDRNGKVISLITKSNYSEVEAALGLSHSVDVTGGMKKKVEEFLAISSLGIDCWIIDGNISDNLVQAVLGKPTSGTLIREF; encoded by the coding sequence ATGGAGCTAGCATTAATAAAGCTAGGAGGGTCTCTCATTACAGATAAGGATAAACCTTACACTGCTCGACCCGAAGTGATGCAACGATTGGCTAGAGAAATAAATTATATACGGAATCAAAATCCTAATCTCAAATTAATTATTGGCAATGGAGCAGGTTCTTTTGGTCATCAGTCAGCAAAGAAGTACAACACTATCGAGGGTTTTATCTCTCCTTATGAAAAGTTAGGATTTTGCCTGGTACATCAAGATGTTTTAGACCTCAATCTGCTACTAGCTAAGATTTTATTGCAAACAGGTTTACCAGTGGTTAGCCTACCTCCTTTAACAATGGCGATCGCTAAGAATAAGAAGCTATTGGAAAGCAACTTTTCATCTGTAGAGAATAGTCTAGCTGCAGATTTGATTCCTTTAGTTTTTGGTGATGTTGTTTTGGATAAGGCAATTGGCGGTACTATCCTCTCTACAGATACTTTGTTAGCAGAATTGGCTAAATATTTCTTATTCCAAAATAAATACAAAATTATTTTAATTAATGCTGGAGATTATCCAGGAGTACGCGATCGCAATGGAAAAGTCATTTCTCTTATTACCAAAAGTAACTATTCTGAAGTCGAAGCAGCTTTAGGTTTAAGCCATTCAGTAGATGTCACTGGTGGAATGAAAAAGAAAGTAGAGGAGTTTTTAGCTATTTCTAGTCTAGGAATTGATTGCTGGATTATTGATGGAAATATTTCAGACAATCTAGTTCAGGCTGTTTTAGGAAAACCAACTTCAGGAACACTCATTCGAGAATTTTAG
- a CDS encoding HNH endonuclease, with amino-acid sequence MSSSKIAKEVRERVRAQANNQCGYCRSLQKSVLGILEIEHIIPKALGGSDDEENLWLSCRLCNGFKGTQIYAQDPVTNCKVRLFNPRYQKWSEHFSWTNNGTHIMGLTPGGRATILALQLNNTYALSVRQAWVSAGWHPPQDDLD; translated from the coding sequence ATGAGTTCTAGCAAAATAGCTAAAGAAGTTCGAGAAAGAGTACGAGCACAGGCTAATAATCAATGTGGTTATTGCCGAAGTCTACAAAAATCTGTGTTGGGAATTCTGGAAATTGAACACATAATTCCAAAGGCTTTAGGTGGTAGCGATGATGAAGAAAACCTATGGCTTTCCTGTAGATTATGCAATGGATTTAAAGGTACTCAAATTTATGCACAAGACCCTGTAACAAACTGTAAGGTTAGGCTGTTTAATCCACGGTATCAAAAATGGTCTGAACATTTTAGTTGGACAAACAACGGTACACATATCATGGGTCTGACTCCAGGCGGTCGTGCAACTATTTTAGCATTACAACTTAACAATACTTATGCATTAAGTGTTAGGCAAGCATGGGTTTCTGCAGGTTGGCATCCACCCCAAGATGATTTAGACTAA
- a CDS encoding SWIM zinc finger domain-containing protein, with protein MEQHSSLEKLLDCLDHVQTQRLVQELVAKHPELMAEIKHHVSLMTHPVVNKTPSELKRHITTVDPKPYRQQVRQILRDAARYMEDGYEEDPISEELYSVVQSAVDLCERGDSNNALVILEAITSTCVDNWIDVEEYGAENEEIVSVLNDAWCEAILTTELIPEEKVDIQVNLETWQNEWDADFELALEALRQGWNDPLLIEVLQGKITANGVWEGEPPDCADDLALIRLKILEREERYEEYLYLAQAEGQTERYLTMLGRLGRIEEAMDAAQTQMSSMEEAFALAKTLKEQESLQQALHIAQEGLKLPGNCQYDLGIWTSDLAEGLRDKQVALFARKSAFQAIPTFADYRIMEDLAGEKWEGVKTELLQILDTHKRWGLEKAKVDIFLYEGLIDDAIATVSERNMYDLELVHRVMQAATTHNPQWVITNACRYAESIMDAGKAEHYDAAVAWLKKARIAYLESGRQVEWLAYKAHLMEIHARKRKLMGLFQQLV; from the coding sequence ATGGAACAGCATTCCTCCTTAGAAAAACTGCTAGATTGTCTTGACCACGTGCAAACGCAACGGTTGGTACAAGAACTGGTGGCAAAGCATCCCGAATTGATGGCAGAAATTAAGCATCATGTTAGTTTGATGACTCATCCTGTTGTCAATAAAACACCTTCAGAACTGAAACGTCACATTACCACTGTCGATCCGAAACCTTATCGACAACAAGTGCGCCAAATTCTTCGGGATGCAGCACGCTATATGGAAGATGGTTATGAAGAAGACCCCATTAGTGAAGAGTTGTATAGTGTAGTACAATCTGCTGTGGATTTGTGCGAACGGGGAGATAGTAACAATGCTCTTGTTATTCTAGAAGCAATTACTTCGACTTGTGTGGATAACTGGATTGACGTAGAAGAATATGGCGCTGAAAATGAAGAAATAGTATCAGTATTGAATGATGCGTGGTGTGAAGCAATTCTCACTACTGAACTGATACCAGAGGAAAAAGTGGATATCCAGGTCAATTTAGAAACTTGGCAGAATGAGTGGGATGCTGATTTTGAACTTGCTTTAGAGGCTTTGCGTCAAGGTTGGAATGACCCGCTTCTGATAGAGGTTCTTCAGGGTAAGATTACTGCAAATGGGGTTTGGGAAGGAGAACCACCAGATTGTGCTGATGATTTGGCATTGATTCGGTTGAAAATTCTTGAGCGTGAGGAACGTTACGAAGAGTACTTGTATTTGGCACAAGCAGAAGGACAAACCGAACGTTATTTAACAATGCTTGGTCGATTAGGTCGAATTGAAGAAGCAATGGATGCAGCCCAAACTCAAATGTCTTCAATGGAAGAAGCTTTTGCCTTAGCGAAAACCCTGAAGGAACAGGAATCACTGCAACAAGCATTACATATTGCTCAAGAGGGATTGAAATTACCGGGGAATTGTCAGTATGACTTGGGAATCTGGACAAGCGATTTAGCTGAGGGGTTGAGAGATAAGCAAGTTGCTTTATTTGCCAGAAAGAGTGCTTTTCAAGCTATACCTACTTTTGCTGATTACAGGATAATGGAGGACTTGGCTGGAGAAAAATGGGAAGGTGTAAAAACGGAGTTGTTACAAATACTTGATACTCATAAACGTTGGGGATTAGAAAAGGCAAAAGTTGATATATTTTTGTATGAAGGATTGATTGATGATGCGATCGCTACTGTCTCTGAACGTAATATGTACGATTTAGAGTTAGTTCATAGAGTTATGCAAGCTGCTACAACTCACAATCCTCAATGGGTAATTACAAATGCGTGTCGTTACGCTGAATCAATTATGGATGCAGGTAAGGCTGAACATTACGATGCTGCAGTAGCATGGCTTAAAAAAGCACGTATTGCTTATTTAGAGTCTGGAAGGCAAGTAGAGTGGTTGGCTTATAAAGCTCATCTCATGGAAATTCACGCTCGCAAACGTAAATTGATGGGGTTATTTCAGCAATTAGTCTAA
- a CDS encoding type I restriction enzyme HsdR N-terminal domain-containing protein codes for MTQVIQASELTLSDVENQFNLRQVINDSTFFYEWQNDLPELSQSERDALERVKTEFLYLNKYSMLEDLVKMVVLSPLLSLAGFYRPPIRPVLEKRVDVALQDENKTAWGRIDILVLQQQVWVTVIESKQAGFSLKDATAQALFYMMANPNPEQPTFGLVTNGSHFTFIKLIRNTVSQYAFSPEFSLFRPDNELCCVLRILKRFTDLKYT; via the coding sequence ATGACTCAAGTTATCCAAGCCAGTGAACTAACATTGAGTGATGTTGAAAATCAATTTAACCTCCGCCAAGTTATCAACGACTCCACCTTTTTTTATGAATGGCAGAATGATTTACCAGAATTGAGTCAGTCAGAAAGAGATGCCTTGGAGCGAGTGAAAACTGAGTTTCTCTATTTGAATAAATACTCCATGTTAGAGGACTTAGTCAAAATGGTGGTACTTTCACCTCTACTATCCCTAGCAGGATTTTATCGTCCTCCAATTCGTCCGGTTCTGGAAAAACGAGTAGATGTTGCATTACAAGATGAGAACAAAACAGCTTGGGGACGAATTGATATTTTAGTGTTACAGCAGCAAGTTTGGGTAACAGTTATTGAGTCAAAACAAGCAGGGTTCTCTCTTAAGGATGCAACAGCCCAAGCATTATTCTATATGATGGCAAATCCCAATCCCGAACAACCAACCTTTGGTTTAGTAACGAATGGAAGTCATTTTACGTTTATTAAACTCATACGTAATACAGTATCTCAATATGCATTTTCACCTGAATTTTCCTTGTTTCGACCTGATAATGAGCTATGTTGTGTTCTTAGGATTTTAAAACGCTTTACTGATTTGAAATACACGTAG
- the lpdA gene encoding dihydrolipoyl dehydrogenase, translated as MSEGFDYDLVILGAGVGGHGAALHAVSCGLKTAIVEAADMGGTCVNRGCIPSKALLAASGRVRELRNAHHLKSLGIQLGNVEFDRRLIADHANNLVAKIQGDLTNSLKRLSVDIIRGWGKVAGTQKVTVTTDSGEKTITAKDIILSSGSVPFVPPGIQVDGKTVFTSDQAVKLESLPDWVAIIGSGYIGLEFSDVYSALGSEITMVEALDQLMPGFDRDIAKLAERVLITNRDIETYVGIYAKKVIPGSPVIIELANFKTKEDVGVLEVDACLVATGRIPATQNLGLESVGVELDRRNYIPVNNNMAVLSTGEPVPNLWAIGDATGKMMLAHAASAQGIVAVENICGRHKEIDYPSIPAAAFTHPEISYVGMTETAAKEKGSAEGWAVGTTKSYFKGNSKALAEGEADGMAKVIYRKDTGEVLGVHIFGMHASDIIHEASAAIANRQSVHTLAYLVHAHPTLSEVLDEAYKRAVA; from the coding sequence GTGAGTGAAGGGTTCGATTACGATTTAGTGATTTTAGGCGCTGGAGTGGGCGGACATGGCGCTGCTCTACATGCCGTTAGCTGTGGTCTTAAAACAGCGATTGTCGAAGCGGCGGACATGGGAGGAACTTGTGTTAACCGAGGCTGCATTCCATCCAAGGCTCTGTTAGCAGCATCTGGGCGAGTGCGGGAATTACGTAATGCTCATCACCTCAAGTCCCTGGGTATTCAATTGGGAAACGTTGAGTTTGATAGACGCTTAATTGCCGATCATGCCAACAATCTTGTGGCGAAAATTCAAGGTGATTTAACTAATAGCCTGAAGCGCCTGAGTGTCGATATTATTCGTGGGTGGGGTAAAGTCGCAGGGACACAAAAAGTCACTGTCACAACAGATAGCGGTGAAAAAACTATTACGGCAAAAGATATTATTCTTTCCTCCGGCTCTGTACCCTTTGTTCCTCCCGGTATTCAAGTAGATGGCAAAACTGTTTTCACAAGCGACCAAGCGGTAAAACTAGAATCATTACCAGACTGGGTAGCAATTATTGGCAGTGGTTACATCGGATTGGAATTTTCTGATGTTTACTCGGCATTGGGCAGTGAAATCACCATGGTAGAAGCTTTAGACCAACTTATGCCGGGATTTGACCGCGATATTGCCAAACTTGCGGAACGGGTTCTCATTACGAATCGCGACATTGAAACCTATGTAGGAATATACGCCAAAAAAGTGATTCCCGGTTCACCTGTCATTATTGAGTTAGCTAATTTCAAAACCAAAGAAGATGTGGGTGTATTGGAAGTCGATGCTTGCTTGGTAGCAACCGGACGCATTCCAGCTACGCAAAACTTGGGTTTAGAATCTGTAGGCGTGGAACTTGACCGCCGGAATTATATTCCAGTTAACAATAATATGGCTGTGCTATCTACTGGTGAACCAGTACCAAATTTGTGGGCTATCGGGGACGCTACTGGTAAGATGATGCTTGCCCATGCTGCTTCGGCTCAAGGGATTGTAGCTGTAGAAAATATTTGCGGGCGTCATAAAGAAATAGACTATCCCAGCATTCCCGCCGCAGCGTTTACTCACCCAGAAATTAGTTACGTTGGCATGACTGAAACGGCTGCTAAAGAAAAGGGTAGCGCAGAAGGATGGGCAGTAGGAACAACCAAGAGTTACTTCAAAGGCAATTCCAAAGCCCTAGCTGAAGGTGAAGCAGACGGTATGGCAAAGGTGATCTATCGCAAAGACACGGGCGAGGTTTTAGGCGTCCATATTTTTGGAATGCACGCTTCGGATATTATCCATGAAGCCTCAGCAGCGATCGCCAACCGTCAATCCGTCCACACCCTTGCTTATCTGGTTCACGCCCACCCAACACTTTCTGAAGTGTTAGACGAAGCATACAAACGAGCAGTAGCTTAA